One region of Ornithinibacter aureus genomic DNA includes:
- a CDS encoding monovalent cation/H+ antiporter subunit D family protein has protein sequence MSPMLLALPVFAPLAGVGMVLLLSRRGAGSAGAPPRIARAVGWGVTVVVLVASMVLLTSALDGDIATLRLGGWPSGIAIVLVADVLGALMMAVTSLLVLLSLVFATVTGEDDGHFVALALVLSTGVYGAMLTGDLFSLFVFVEVMLVPSYVLLIRSGGRRRLAAGQRYVSVNLLASTLFLAGVGLLYGVTGTVDLGELAGAARNPAAALATAVVLLALGIKAAIVPLHSWLPSSYAVAGPAVVVLFSGLLTKVGVYALFRIYAVVFDGDRRWLWIFLVLGLLTMVVGVLAALGERSVRSVLTFHMVSQIGYMLLGLGLFTTAGLAAGIFFLVQYVLVKAALLMCAGAIEVRHGTDELRLLGGIGRTEPVLAGAFGISALALVGVPPLSGFVAKLKLVQAAVAEHQYAAVAAVAVVSLLTLVSMLKLWNAIFTQPEPQPESQPVTRPGAGPSTEATIMVVPSRSGPILPPADAIASRPLLLAPAVVLAGVAVSLGLAAEPLLVVCERAADGLVDVGTYVEAVTSP, from the coding sequence ATGAGCCCGATGCTGCTGGCGCTGCCGGTCTTCGCTCCCTTGGCAGGCGTCGGAATGGTCTTGCTCCTGTCCCGACGCGGCGCGGGCTCGGCGGGTGCCCCGCCAAGGATCGCTCGAGCGGTCGGGTGGGGCGTCACGGTCGTTGTGCTGGTGGCGTCCATGGTGTTGCTGACCTCCGCCCTCGACGGGGACATAGCGACCCTGCGGCTCGGGGGCTGGCCGTCCGGCATCGCGATCGTGCTCGTCGCCGATGTCCTCGGCGCCCTCATGATGGCGGTCACGTCGCTGCTGGTGCTGCTGAGCCTCGTTTTCGCGACTGTGACAGGCGAGGACGACGGCCACTTCGTCGCGTTGGCCCTGGTGCTCTCCACCGGTGTGTACGGCGCGATGCTCACCGGCGACCTGTTCTCGTTGTTCGTGTTCGTCGAGGTGATGCTGGTTCCGAGCTACGTGCTCCTGATCCGATCCGGAGGGCGGCGTCGGCTGGCGGCCGGACAACGCTACGTCAGCGTCAACCTGCTCGCCTCCACCCTGTTCCTGGCTGGCGTCGGCCTGCTCTACGGCGTCACAGGCACCGTCGACCTCGGCGAGCTGGCAGGTGCTGCCCGCAACCCGGCGGCTGCGCTCGCGACCGCAGTGGTGCTGTTGGCCCTGGGGATCAAGGCCGCGATCGTGCCCCTGCACAGCTGGCTCCCGAGCAGCTACGCCGTAGCCGGCCCCGCCGTGGTCGTACTCTTCTCCGGTCTTCTCACCAAGGTTGGTGTCTATGCGCTGTTCCGGATCTATGCCGTCGTGTTCGACGGCGACCGACGCTGGTTGTGGATCTTCCTCGTCCTCGGGCTGCTCACCATGGTGGTCGGCGTCCTCGCTGCACTGGGGGAGCGCTCCGTTCGATCTGTGTTGACCTTTCACATGGTCAGCCAGATCGGCTACATGCTGCTCGGCCTGGGGTTGTTCACCACCGCCGGGTTGGCGGCCGGCATCTTCTTCCTCGTCCAGTACGTCCTGGTCAAGGCAGCGCTACTGATGTGCGCCGGCGCCATCGAGGTCCGCCACGGCACCGACGAGCTGCGTCTCTTGGGCGGAATCGGCCGCACGGAACCCGTGCTCGCGGGGGCATTCGGGATCTCCGCACTGGCACTGGTCGGTGTCCCGCCGCTCTCCGGCTTCGTCGCCAAGCTGAAACTCGTGCAGGCAGCCGTCGCCGAGCACCAGTACGCCGCAGTGGCAGCGGTGGCGGTCGTCAGCCTGCTCACCTTGGTCTCGATGCTGAAGTTGTGGAACGCCATCTTCACCCAGCCCGAGCCCCAGCCCGAGTCCCAGCCCGTGACGAGACCGGGTGCTGGACCGTCGACCGAAGCAACGATCATGGTGGTCCCGTCGCGCTCTGGTCCGATCCTGCCCCCGGCCGATGCGATCGCGTCGCGGCCGCTGCTGCTGGCCCCCGCGGTCGTCCTGGCCGGGGTGGCGGTGTCGCTCGGCCTCGCTGCGGAGCCGCTGCTCGTTGTCTGCGAGCGGGCGGCCGATGGTCTGGTCGACGTCGGAACGTATGTCGAGGCGGTGACCTCGCCATGA
- a CDS encoding sodium:proton antiporter, which yields MTTAIIVGLLVAGGVWFLAQPGLLRVILGFVLLGHGVNVLLLASGGLDRRRAPFVGDGAGDPAALADPLPQAFVLTAVVITFGVSVYLLAILRAESVEDPDVSAADDMDETDEPRAGR from the coding sequence GTGACCACGGCGATCATCGTCGGCCTGCTGGTGGCCGGCGGGGTGTGGTTCCTCGCACAGCCCGGGCTCCTGCGCGTGATCCTCGGATTCGTGCTCCTGGGCCATGGCGTCAACGTGCTGTTGCTGGCGTCGGGTGGTCTCGATCGCCGCCGGGCGCCCTTCGTCGGCGATGGTGCCGGGGACCCCGCCGCCTTGGCGGACCCGCTGCCCCAGGCCTTCGTCCTGACCGCCGTGGTGATCACGTTCGGGGTCAGCGTCTATCTGCTGGCGATCCTGCGCGCGGAGTCCGTCGAAGACCCGGACGTGAGCGCAGCAGATGACATGGACGAGACGGACGAACCGAGGGCGGGCCGATGA
- the mbhE gene encoding hydrogen gas-evolving membrane-bound hydrogenase subunit E: MLLALSALTVLAVLAPLLARLGLGRELGYVFAAGFAGVAILIAFHVPQILDGGTVETSMDWLPSLGVSFALRLNGLSSLFALMVLGVGALIMAYCPRYLSSHDPHGAIYGLLTLFAAAMLGLVLAADVVLLFVFWEATTYCSFLLLGLAGGRATRPARRALLITAAGGLALLVAVVLLTVVTGSTAISDILADREVILASPLALPIGALIAFAAFTKSAQVPLHFWLPGAMVAMTPVSAFLHAATMVKAGVYLLMLVSPIFSGVPAWSALLVSIGLTSALWGAFMALRQHDLKAILAHSTVSQLGLLVAAIGVGTPIALAAAMLHTIAHALFKATLFMLVGIIDKEAGSRDIRELSGLWRVMPVTATMTALAGLSMAGIVPMLGFVSKEYLFQGIFQADFAPAAGLVAGSIAVAASALTTAYGLRIVYGAFGGSTHQPGLYEPSPAFLAPAAIAALAGLVLGAGIDLLNPLVARAGADVVPGEPLGAFQFWHGLSPEIVMSVIAFSSGLMLFLRRHQVDRLLDRVVVPDAGAAFDRAHAGLIAFGYRVGQPDRAGGTMSHLVRPLGGVVFLAAVGFVTLRNLPPVRPADTVGDWVVVGLFALGVAAAVVARDTLAAVAALGFVGLLMAALFVTAGAPDVALTLVLVEVLTAVVVVWVLRRLPARLPTGDGPRLPWSVLLALACGLAAASATYALTGRRGPSTASSFFLDNAEAATGGTNVVNTILVDFRAMDTLGEAVVLGAVALGLLALLGSTAADDHTPEPPADADHLSAAASVFLQVSARLVVPGAALVAAYLLYVGHDAPGGGFIAALVAGAAAATHQIAHGRLPRWSRPELLVGSGILVSLGTGLLASAKGEAVLAPFKLPGLDAVGVGSALLFDIGVMLMVLGMLTAALDRFAARTHRPESSRVHP, encoded by the coding sequence GTGCTGCTCGCCCTGAGCGCCTTGACGGTCTTGGCCGTCCTGGCTCCGCTCCTTGCCCGCTTGGGCTTGGGCCGGGAGCTCGGCTACGTGTTCGCCGCTGGTTTCGCGGGGGTCGCGATCCTGATCGCGTTCCACGTGCCGCAGATCCTTGACGGGGGCACGGTCGAGACCTCCATGGACTGGTTGCCGTCGTTGGGGGTCTCGTTCGCCCTGCGGCTCAACGGACTCTCGTCGCTGTTCGCGTTGATGGTGCTCGGCGTAGGCGCCTTGATCATGGCCTACTGCCCTCGCTACTTGAGCTCGCACGATCCCCATGGGGCCATCTACGGACTGCTCACGCTGTTCGCGGCCGCCATGCTGGGGCTGGTGCTTGCCGCCGATGTTGTGCTCCTCTTCGTGTTCTGGGAGGCCACCACCTACTGTTCCTTCCTGCTGCTCGGGCTGGCCGGGGGCCGGGCCACCCGGCCGGCCCGGCGGGCTCTGCTGATCACCGCAGCCGGCGGTCTGGCCCTGCTGGTAGCCGTGGTGCTCCTCACCGTGGTCACCGGGAGCACGGCAATCAGCGACATCCTGGCCGACCGCGAGGTGATCCTCGCGTCACCGCTGGCATTGCCGATCGGCGCCCTGATCGCGTTCGCCGCGTTTACCAAGTCGGCCCAGGTGCCGCTGCATTTCTGGCTACCCGGTGCGATGGTGGCGATGACCCCGGTCAGCGCCTTCCTGCATGCGGCGACGATGGTCAAGGCCGGTGTGTACCTGCTGATGCTGGTCTCGCCCATCTTCTCGGGCGTGCCCGCATGGTCGGCGCTCCTGGTCTCGATCGGATTGACCTCGGCGTTGTGGGGCGCCTTCATGGCCCTGCGCCAGCACGATCTGAAGGCCATCCTCGCCCACTCGACCGTCAGCCAGCTCGGGCTGCTGGTTGCCGCCATCGGCGTCGGCACCCCGATCGCTCTTGCCGCCGCCATGCTCCACACCATCGCCCACGCGCTGTTCAAGGCGACGTTGTTCATGCTCGTCGGAATCATCGACAAGGAGGCAGGTAGTCGCGACATCCGGGAGCTGTCCGGGCTGTGGCGGGTGATGCCGGTGACCGCGACGATGACAGCGCTGGCCGGACTCTCGATGGCCGGCATCGTGCCGATGCTCGGCTTCGTGAGCAAGGAATACCTCTTCCAAGGAATCTTCCAGGCCGACTTCGCCCCAGCGGCGGGGCTGGTCGCCGGCTCGATCGCAGTCGCCGCATCGGCGCTGACCACGGCCTACGGGCTGCGCATCGTCTACGGCGCTTTCGGCGGCAGCACTCACCAACCCGGCCTCTACGAGCCGTCGCCGGCGTTCCTGGCCCCAGCGGCGATCGCGGCGTTGGCCGGGTTGGTCCTGGGCGCCGGCATCGACTTGTTGAACCCGCTCGTGGCACGAGCCGGCGCCGATGTCGTGCCTGGCGAGCCATTGGGGGCGTTCCAGTTCTGGCACGGACTCAGTCCTGAGATCGTCATGTCCGTCATCGCATTCAGCTCTGGGCTGATGCTCTTCCTGCGTCGACACCAGGTGGACCGACTGCTCGACCGGGTCGTGGTTCCCGACGCCGGGGCAGCGTTCGACCGGGCCCACGCCGGACTGATTGCGTTCGGATACCGGGTCGGGCAGCCGGACCGCGCGGGCGGGACGATGAGCCACCTTGTCCGGCCCCTTGGTGGCGTCGTTTTTCTCGCGGCAGTCGGATTCGTGACGCTGCGCAACCTCCCGCCGGTGCGACCCGCCGACACGGTGGGTGACTGGGTGGTGGTCGGCTTGTTCGCTCTCGGCGTCGCGGCCGCAGTGGTCGCCCGTGACACCCTCGCGGCCGTTGCTGCGCTCGGGTTCGTCGGCTTGCTGATGGCGGCCCTGTTCGTGACCGCTGGCGCGCCGGACGTCGCGCTGACCCTCGTGCTGGTCGAGGTGTTGACCGCCGTCGTCGTGGTCTGGGTGCTGCGTCGGCTGCCGGCGCGATTGCCCACCGGGGACGGGCCGCGACTGCCGTGGTCGGTGCTGCTCGCGCTCGCCTGCGGGCTCGCCGCCGCATCGGCGACGTACGCCCTGACCGGGCGGCGAGGTCCGTCAACCGCCTCGTCGTTCTTTCTCGACAACGCCGAGGCGGCGACCGGAGGCACCAACGTGGTCAACACCATCCTGGTGGACTTCCGGGCGATGGACACCCTTGGCGAGGCAGTCGTTCTCGGCGCGGTCGCGCTCGGGCTGCTCGCTCTGCTCGGCTCCACCGCCGCAGATGATCACACCCCGGAGCCACCCGCCGACGCCGACCATCTCAGCGCCGCCGCATCGGTGTTCCTCCAAGTGAGCGCACGGCTGGTCGTGCCGGGCGCGGCGCTGGTGGCTGCCTACCTGCTCTACGTCGGCCACGACGCCCCCGGCGGAGGATTCATCGCCGCCCTCGTCGCAGGCGCCGCGGCCGCGACCCACCAGATCGCACACGGACGGCTACCGAGGTGGTCGCGACCTGAGCTGCTAGTCGGGAGTGGGATCTTGGTCTCCCTCGGCACCGGACTGCTGGCGAGCGCCAAGGGCGAGGCTGTGCTGGCGCCGTTCAAGCTGCCCGGACTGGACGCGGTCGGTGTCGGCTCGGCACTGCTGTTCGACATCGGTGTCATGCTCATGGTCCTCGGTATGCTGACGGCCGCCCTCGACCGCTTCGCGGCGCGCACCCACCGGCCCGAGTCGTCAAGGGTGCACCCGTGA
- a CDS encoding calcium/sodium antiporter → MSAVDVALVAIGLVILVGGGELLVRGASDLAARVGLSSLVIGLTVVAFSTSSPEMAVTVGAVLEGQPDLAVGNVVGSNIVNVLLILGASALLLPLTVRAQLIRLDVPVMVGVSMCLLLLSLDGRLSLADGFFLVTVIVVYTAVSVVVGRRSAPYVRESTVGEKERPVWLLLLAVLGGVALLVVGAQLLVEGAVGIAEGFGVSGLVVGLTVVAVGTSLPELATSLIAVRRGERDLAVGNIVGSNIFNIAAVLGVAALVADDGVPVADAAVALDIPLMIAAAVALLPVAFTGMAIARWEGALFVGLYAAFTAYVVLAATEHDALGGFTAMMIWFTLPLVAITLVVLGAYEIGRRRAAREPLAPS, encoded by the coding sequence GTGAGCGCAGTCGACGTCGCTCTTGTGGCGATCGGGCTGGTCATCTTGGTCGGTGGCGGTGAGCTTCTGGTGAGGGGGGCATCGGATCTCGCGGCTCGTGTCGGCCTCTCCTCGCTGGTCATCGGGTTGACGGTGGTGGCCTTCTCCACGTCGTCGCCAGAGATGGCCGTCACTGTCGGCGCGGTCTTGGAAGGGCAACCCGACTTGGCGGTCGGCAACGTTGTGGGCAGCAACATCGTGAACGTCCTACTGATCCTGGGTGCCTCCGCGCTGCTCCTACCGTTGACGGTGCGCGCACAGTTGATTCGTCTGGACGTGCCGGTGATGGTCGGGGTGTCAATGTGCTTGTTGCTGCTGTCGCTGGACGGCCGCCTGAGCCTTGCTGACGGGTTCTTTCTGGTCACGGTGATAGTCGTCTACACCGCGGTGTCGGTCGTTGTGGGGCGACGCAGTGCGCCGTATGTCCGCGAGTCAACAGTGGGCGAGAAGGAACGACCGGTGTGGCTGCTCCTCCTGGCGGTGCTCGGCGGGGTGGCGCTGTTGGTCGTCGGAGCGCAGCTGCTGGTCGAGGGTGCGGTCGGCATCGCTGAGGGGTTTGGGGTGAGTGGCCTGGTGGTCGGGCTCACGGTGGTTGCGGTAGGTACCTCGCTCCCTGAGCTGGCGACGTCCCTCATTGCTGTTCGACGCGGTGAGCGCGACCTGGCGGTCGGCAACATCGTCGGCAGCAACATCTTCAACATCGCTGCTGTGCTGGGCGTCGCCGCCTTGGTGGCCGATGACGGGGTACCGGTCGCAGACGCGGCCGTGGCCCTCGACATCCCGCTCATGATCGCCGCAGCGGTCGCGCTGCTGCCCGTGGCTTTCACCGGGATGGCCATCGCCCGTTGGGAGGGCGCGCTGTTCGTCGGGTTGTACGCCGCGTTCACCGCTTACGTGGTGCTGGCAGCCACCGAGCACGACGCGCTCGGGGGCTTCACGGCCATGATGATCTGGTTCACCTTGCCGTTGGTCGCGATCACCTTGGTCGTCCTCGGGGCCTACGAGATTGGTCGGCGTCGCGCGGCTCGCGAGCCGCTGGCGCCGTCCTGA
- a CDS encoding ParB/RepB/Spo0J family partition protein, which translates to MSTRSSRRGSTGFEVGGTYRVPPGALVIGANVRSDTHPGAKEFAASIKARGVLEPITAWVDDDGRLVVYRGQRRTLAAASVGTPDGFVPVHVVARPAEVDRVTDQLVENVHRAAMRAAEERDAIEQLSLLGVSAAQITKRTSITRTTVDAALTVSASPTARERMDAAGMTLEAAATFAEFEDDPHAMQALEQALSWGRPLEHTAQRLRDARAEETALRAHAQLLRGQGVPVLDPQDVPDRAWTLHLDALVTADGEPVPEHDWPSVPGAAVVLRAQWAYPDEPDDPDTTSTDWDAEPALRFVQVWICTDPPAAGLRSRYDSTGPTTANTSATDDDDDGASDSGRSRREVIANNAAWRSAQTVRRAWLGRFITRASVPAGAETLICEAVLTGQYTLSKAMGESHPLLRTLLGHEQKSPATPLATPTTAKAATVRTLAAVLASWEASTGVHTWRHPTAWDVRVMGVITGWGYQPSDVEQLLTATVTSDTGADDSDAA; encoded by the coding sequence ATGAGCACACGCAGCAGCAGGCGGGGCAGTACCGGTTTCGAGGTCGGGGGCACCTACCGGGTCCCTCCGGGGGCGCTGGTCATCGGCGCCAACGTCCGCAGTGACACCCACCCGGGAGCGAAGGAGTTCGCCGCGTCGATCAAGGCCCGCGGGGTGTTGGAGCCGATCACCGCGTGGGTCGACGACGACGGCCGCCTCGTGGTCTACCGGGGGCAGCGCCGAACCCTGGCCGCGGCATCGGTCGGAACCCCGGACGGGTTCGTCCCGGTTCATGTCGTCGCCCGCCCCGCGGAAGTGGACCGGGTCACCGACCAGCTCGTGGAGAACGTGCACCGGGCTGCGATGCGCGCCGCCGAGGAACGCGACGCGATCGAGCAGCTGTCCCTGCTCGGGGTGTCGGCCGCACAGATCACCAAGCGCACCTCCATCACCCGCACGACGGTGGACGCGGCCCTCACCGTGTCCGCCAGCCCAACGGCCCGGGAGCGGATGGACGCCGCCGGCATGACGCTGGAGGCGGCCGCGACGTTCGCCGAGTTCGAGGACGACCCGCACGCGATGCAGGCCCTGGAGCAGGCGCTGTCCTGGGGCCGGCCCCTGGAGCACACGGCCCAGCGGTTGCGCGACGCCCGCGCCGAGGAGACCGCCCTACGGGCGCACGCCCAGCTCCTGCGCGGGCAGGGGGTGCCCGTCCTGGACCCCCAGGACGTTCCCGACCGGGCATGGACCCTGCACCTGGACGCCCTGGTCACCGCCGACGGCGAGCCCGTCCCCGAGCACGACTGGCCCAGCGTGCCCGGTGCCGCGGTGGTCCTGCGGGCGCAGTGGGCCTACCCCGACGAACCCGACGACCCGGACACGACCAGCACTGACTGGGACGCGGAACCGGCCCTGCGGTTCGTGCAGGTGTGGATCTGCACCGACCCGCCGGCGGCCGGGCTGCGGTCGCGCTACGACAGCACCGGCCCGACCACCGCCAACACCAGCGCCACCGACGACGACGACGACGGGGCCAGCGATAGCGGGCGCAGCCGCCGGGAGGTCATCGCCAACAACGCCGCGTGGCGGTCTGCGCAGACGGTCCGCCGGGCATGGCTGGGACGCTTCATCACCCGGGCCAGCGTCCCGGCCGGGGCCGAGACGCTGATCTGCGAAGCGGTCCTGACCGGGCAGTACACCCTGTCCAAGGCGATGGGTGAGTCCCACCCGCTGCTGCGGACCCTGCTCGGACACGAGCAAAAGTCACCCGCCACTCCCCTGGCAACCCCGACCACGGCGAAGGCTGCGACGGTGCGCACCTTGGCCGCGGTCCTGGCGTCGTGGGAAGCCAGCACCGGGGTCCACACCTGGCGCCACCCCACCGCGTGGGACGTCCGGGTCATGGGCGTCATCACCGGGTGGGGGTACCAGCCCAGCGACGTCGAGCAGCTCCTCACCGCGACGGTCACGTCCGACACCGGCGCCGACGACAGCGACGCCGCCTGA
- a CDS encoding DUF932 domain-containing protein — translation MSHHIDKHGERAAAIFARTDPWHRLGVTVAGRAFSAQEAMTLGRLGGWDVRKVPLTAHELTSDGVTALDVPGYATVRTNPFTGHPQALGVVGGGYQPIQNEEHCEFLNHLADASGAVFDTAGSLRGGRQVFVTMTMPEHLLVGGIDRLDLNIAALNSHDGSSAFRLLLTPVRVVCANTQAAALRNHAATVSIRHTRGARSAVTAARDALGLTFAYAAEFQTQADQLIEQDLTDAAFADLVRATFRTPPRDSPGRARDLARRRWQTLSQLFHDADTQDGIRGTAWAGYQAVVEYVDHYAPVRTTTSDVATARATRLLTSATPTRIKHTAWATLTGTHPPNR, via the coding sequence ATGAGCCACCACATCGACAAGCACGGCGAGCGGGCCGCCGCGATCTTCGCCCGCACCGACCCCTGGCACCGCCTGGGGGTGACCGTCGCCGGTCGGGCCTTCAGCGCCCAGGAGGCGATGACCCTGGGACGGTTGGGCGGGTGGGACGTGCGCAAGGTTCCGCTGACCGCCCACGAGCTCACCAGCGACGGTGTCACCGCCCTGGACGTTCCCGGGTACGCGACCGTGCGGACCAACCCGTTCACCGGGCACCCGCAAGCCCTGGGCGTCGTCGGCGGCGGGTACCAGCCCATCCAGAACGAGGAGCATTGCGAGTTCCTCAACCACCTGGCCGACGCCTCCGGGGCCGTGTTCGACACCGCCGGCTCCCTGCGCGGCGGGCGTCAGGTGTTCGTCACCATGACCATGCCCGAGCACCTCCTCGTCGGCGGGATCGACCGGCTCGACCTCAACATCGCCGCCCTGAACAGCCACGACGGCTCCAGCGCGTTCCGGCTGCTGCTGACCCCGGTACGGGTCGTGTGCGCCAACACCCAGGCCGCGGCCCTGCGCAACCACGCCGCCACCGTCAGCATCCGGCACACCAGGGGCGCACGGTCAGCCGTCACCGCCGCCCGCGACGCCCTCGGCCTGACCTTCGCCTACGCGGCCGAGTTCCAGACCCAGGCCGACCAGCTCATCGAGCAGGACCTGACCGACGCCGCGTTCGCCGACCTCGTGAGGGCCACGTTCCGCACCCCACCCCGGGACTCACCAGGGCGAGCCCGTGACCTCGCGCGCCGACGCTGGCAGACCCTGTCCCAGCTCTTCCACGACGCCGACACCCAAGACGGGATACGCGGCACCGCCTGGGCCGGGTACCAGGCCGTCGTGGAGTATGTCGACCACTACGCCCCGGTCCGCACCACCACGTCCGACGTCGCCACCGCCCGCGCCACCCGGCTGCTCACCAGCGCGACACCGACGCGGATTAAGCACACCGCGTGGGCGACTCTCACCGGCACCCATCCACCGAACCGTTGA